The DNA region TCGCCGGCGGCACCGAGTCGATGAGCCTCGTGCCGATGGGCGGCCACAAGATCGCGCCCAACCCGGGCCTGGTCGCGTCGTACCCCGACGTGTACCTCACCACGGGCCTGGTGGCCGAGAACCACGCCCGCGAGCACGGGATCTCACGCCAGGCACAGGACGCCTACGCGCTCGAGAGTCACCGGCGAGCCGTCGCCGCGCAGGCGGCAGGTCGCTTCGCCGATGAGATCGTTCCCGTTCCCGTGGCGCGGATCGGCGCCGCCGGCGCCACGGCGCTCGCACCCGCGTCCGTGATCGTGAGCGCCGACGAAGGTCCGCGCGCCGACACGTCGATCGAGGCGCTCGGCAAGCTGCGCCCCGCGTTCCACGTGCAGGGGACGGTCACCGCCGGCAACGCGTCGCAGATGAGTGACGGCGCCGCGGCCGTGGTCGCGATGAGCGAAACGCGCGCCCGGGAACTCGGCATCGCGCCGATCGCCAGGCTCGTGGCATACGCGACGGCGGGCGTCGAGCCGGAGCGATTCGGGATCGGCCCGGTGCCGGCGGTGCGCAAGCTGCTGGCCCGCACCGGACTCGCGCTGGCCGACATCGACCTGTTCGAGCTGAACGAGGCGTTCGCCAGCCAGGTGCTCGCGTGCGCCCACGATCTCGAGCTCGACCTGGCGAAGGTCAACGTCAACGGCGGGGCGATCGCGCTCGGGCACCCCCTCGGTTGCACGGGCGCGAAGCTCACGGCGACGCTGGTCCACGAGCTCCGTCGCCGGAAGGGCCGCTACGGCATCGTGACGATGTGCGTGGGCGGCGGGATGGGCGCGGCCGGCTTGTTCGAGGCGCTGTGACGGGTCGCGCGACGTTCGATGGCTGATCGCTCACGGATCCTCGTCGTCGCGGCCACCGACCGCGAGCTCGCGACGGCCGACGGCTGGCGCACGCTGGTGTGCGGCGTCGGTCCCGTCGACGCCGGAGCGGCGACGGCCGCGGCCATCGCCGTGGACAGGCCGGCGGCGATCGTCCATGTCGGCATCTGCGGTGCGAGGCGACGCCGCGCGCTGGCTCCGGCGACCATCGTCATCGGCACGGAATCGCGCTATCACGACCTCGGCGTGCCGGAGCGGTTCGCGCCGTCGCGCCTCACCGGGGATCCGCGTCTCGTCGAGGCTGCCCGGCGCGCGTGCCCGGGCGCACTGGTCCTCGCCATCGGCACCAGTGGACGCATCGGCGGCACCCTCGACACCGACGTCGAGGCGATGGAGGGCTTCGCGGTGCTGCGGGCCGCGCAGCTGGCCGGCGTGCCGGCCATCGAGGTGCGCGCGGTGTCCAACGAGATCGAGGAGGAAGACCGGGCGCGGTGGCATTTCGCGGCCGCGTTCGCCGCCATCGTCGCCGCCACGCCGCGGCTCGTCGAGGAAGTGGCCCTGTGCGTGAACTGACCTTCGGCCATTCGCCCTGTCCCAACGACACGTTCGCCTTCCATGCCCTCACGCACGGGCTCGTGCACACGCCGTTGCGCGTGCGGCCCGTGCTGCTCGACATCGAGGAGCTCAACAGGCGCGCCCACTCGGGCGAGTTCGACCTCACCAAGCTGAGCGTCGGCGCGTTCGCCGCGGTCGGCGATCGCTATCGGCTGCTCCGCAGCGGCGCGGCGCTCGGTCACGGGGTGGGGCCGCTCGTCGTGGCCCGGCGCGAGATGACGCTGCAGGACGCCGCGGCCGGACGCATGGCGATCCCCGGCCGGGAGACGACCGCCTACCGCCTCCTGCGGCTGGCGGCACCGACGCTGCACGACGTCGTCGAGCTGCGCTACGACCGGATCCTGCGAGCGGTGGAGGCGGGCGAGGTCGACGCGGGGCTGATCATCCACGAGAGCCGCTTCACGTACGCCGACCACGGTCTCGTGAAGGTGATCGACCTGGGCGACTGGTGGGAGCAGGAGACACACCTGCCGGTGCCGCTGGCCGGCATCTGCGCCCGCGCCGACCTCGACGACGAGACGCGTGCCGCGGCCGACGCGGCGATTCGCGCGTCGGTGGCCTACGCCTTCGCACACCCGGAGGCGAGCCGCGTGTACGTGCGCGCCCACGCCCAGGAGATGTCGGAGGAGGTCTGCGCGCAGCACATCGCGCTGTACGTCAACGAACACAGCCTGGACGTCGGCGACGAGGGCCTGCGCGCCATCCAGCGCCTCGTCGGGCAGGGGTAGGTCCGGCCACGAACGACAGGGGCAGGGCGCAGCGCGAGCGACAGGGGTAGGGCGCAGCGCGAGCGACACAGGGGTAGGGCGCGGCCTCCGACCGCGCCGTTGGCAGATCGGTTGGTGCACCGTGAATGCTCAACATGGCGGCGCGTGGCTGCTCGGCGACACGTCGCCGAGTGAGGTGTTCACCCCCGAGGACCGTAGCGCGGAGCACCGGCTCATCTCGGCGACGGCGCTGCAGTTCATGGAGCAGGAGGTGCTGCCCCGTCGCGACGACCTCGAGGCGAAGGACTGGCCGCTCACCCGCGCGCTGCTGCGGCAGGCGGGCGACCTCGGCCTGCTCGGCGTCGATGTCCCCGAGGACCTCGGCGGGGTGGGCCTCGACATCGTCAGCTCCGTGCTGGTGTCGGAGGCCTTCGGCCGCTACGCGTCGCTGGCCACCACCGCGGGCGCGCACATGGGCCTGTGCATCGTGCCGGTGCTGTGGTTCGGCACCGAGGCGCAGCGGGCGCGCTACCTCCCGCGGCTGGCGTCGGGCGAGCTGGTCGGCGCGTACGCCCTCAGCGAGGCGGGTTCCGGATCGGATGCCCTCGGCGCGCGCGCCACCGCGACGCGGCTGCCTGACGGCGGCTACGAGCTGAACGGCGAGAAGCTGTGGATCAGCAACTGCAGCTTCGCGGACCTGTACGTGGTGTTCGCGAAGGTCGACGGGCAGCACTTCACCGCATTCCTCGTCGAGCGGACGACGCCCGGCCTGTCACCAGGCAGGGAAGAACACAAGATGGGGCTGCACGGGTCGTCGACGGCGCCGCTGTTGTTGCAGGGCGTGCGCGTCGCGGGCGACGCCGTGCTCGGCGAGGTGGGCAAGGGGCATCGCGTCGCGTTCACCGTACTGAACTACGGTCGGTTCAAGCTCGGGGCGATGACCACGGGCGGAATGCGGCAGGCGCTGCGCGATGCGGCCACCTATGCCTCCTCGCGCCGGCAGTTCGGCAAGCCCATCGCGCAGTTCGGCGCCATCCAGTCCAAGCTGGCCGAGATGGCCACGCGGTTGTACGTCACCGAGAGCGCGATGTACCGGCTGGCGGGCTCGCTGCAGGCCGAGGGCGTGGCGCACCAGGACCTCGGGCGGGTGTTCGAGCAGCACGCGGTGGAAGCCGCCATCCTGAAGGTGCTCTCGAGCGAGGCGCTGCAGTACGTGCTCGACGAGAACGTGCAGATTCACGGTGGCAACGGCTTCGTGCGCGATTACCCGGCCGAGGGCGCCTACCGGGACGCGCGGGTCAACCGCATCTTCGAGGGGACCAACGAGATCAACAGGCTGCTGCTGGCGGGACAGCTCGCGCGACGGGCGGCCAGGGGCGAGATCCCGCTGATCGCGGCGGCCAGGGCGCTGCCCGACGAGTGGCTCGCGATGGCGCCGCCGACACCCGAGGCGCCGGTTGCCCTGGTGCGGCATGTCGCGGCCGGGCTCCGGAAGTGCACGGTTCTCCTTCTCGGTGCGGCGATGCAGCGCTACCGGGAGGCACTGGCCGAGGAGCAGGAAGTGCTCACGTGGGTCGCCGATGCGGCCATCGAGGCCTACGCCGTCGACAGCGTCGCCCTGCGCCTGGCGCGGGTGCTCGAGCGCGACTCGCCGGTCGCGGCCGCGCATCGCGAGGCGGCCTGCCTCGCCGCCGTGGAGGGTGCCCTGCGCGGGGATGCGCTGCTCAGGCGGGCGCTGCCAGCAGTGCTCGACGGCGACACGCTGCGCATCGCCCTGGCCGGCGCGCGACGCATGCTGAAGGTGCCCGCGATCGACCAGCGGCCGTGGCGACGGGACCTGGCGGCGGCCTGCCTGGCGCGGCCCGCCGCAGTGTTCGGCTAGCCATCACGGCACGGTATGCTTGCCTTGTGAGATTCCCGTTGCTGGCGCGTACCCTGCCGGCCGCCGCGGTCGCGGTCACGCTCGCGGCCTGCTCGACGCAGCCGCCGCAGGTGGACCACGCCACGAGCGTCGCCGCGCACCGTGCCGAGAAGGATGCGATGTTCCGCGAGGCCCAGGACTCGCCGGTACCGAAGGCCGAGATGGACCGGTTCGTGCCGCTGGCCTACTACCCCATCGACCCGTCGTACCGCACGCCGGCATCGCTCGCGCGGCTGCCCGACGCCGAGTCGCCGGCATTCGAGATGCCGACGTCGACGGGCCAGCGTCGGCAGATGCGCAAGGCCGGCAAGCTGAAGTTCTCGCTGCACGGCCAGACCCACGAACTCACGGCGTTCATCTCGGCCGAGGACGTCGCGGCGCAGCGGCTGTTCGTGCCGTTCCGCGACCTCACCGCGGGCCTCGAGACGTACTCGTCTGGCCGCTACCTCGACCTGACCCGCACGCCGACAGGCCTGTACGACCTCGACTTCAACATGGCCTACCAGCCGTACTGCTACTACGACGCACGGTACGACTGCCCGATCCCCCCGGCCGAGAACCGGCTCTCGATGCCGATCCGCGCCGGTGAGCGCATGAGGAAGCCGTAAGTGGCGCTCGCCGCAGTGGTGTTCGACTTCGACGGAGTGCTCGCCGACAGCGAGCCGGTGCACCTGCAGGTCTTCCAGGTGGTGCTCGATCGCATCGGCATCACCCTGAGCGCCGAGGAGTACTACGCGCAGTATCTGGGGTACAGCGACCGCGATGCCTTCGTCCACGTGCTGCGCGATCGCGGGCTGTCGATCGGCGAGGCCGAACTCGAGGCGCTGATCGAAACGAAGAAGGAGTTGTTTCCGGAGGCGATCGGCGACCACGCACTGTACCCGGGCGCGGCGGAGTGCGTGGCGAGGGTATCGGCGCACGTGCCGGTGGCCATCGCGTCCGGCGCCCTGCGACACGAGATCGAGCTGATCCTCGATCGCAGCGGACTGCGGCCGCACTTCCCGATCATCGTCTCTGCCGGCGAGACGCCGCGGAGCAAGCCCGCCCCCGACCCGTATGCGCGGGCGTTCGAGCTGCTGCGCGAGCGCGGCGCCATCGCGCCAGGCGCGCAGCCCTCGGACGTGGTGGCCATCGAGGACTCGGAGTGGGGCCTGCAGTCGGCGCGCGGCGCCGGCTTGCGGACGATGGGTGTGCTGACCTCGTACACCGCCGATCGCCTGCCCAGCGCCGAGGCGATCCGCGCGTCGATCGCCGACGTGACGATCCAGGACCTGGAAGATCTCGTCGCCCGCGAGGCGCTCGCGTGACCCGCGCCGAGATGGACGCCTTCGTGGCGCTGGCACAGCGGCCGGGCGAGGACGACCTGGCCGAGGCGGCGCTGCAGCTCGCGCGGCTGGAGCACCCGCACCTGCGCGCGGACGACACGATGGAGGCGCTGCAGCGGCTGGCCGACCGGACGACGTCGTTCGTGCAGGCCTCGGCGGCGCCCGGCGACGTGCTCGGCCACGTGCAGCAGCTCGGGCAGTTCCTGTTCGACACCGAGGGCTTCACCGGCAACGTCGGCGAGTACGACGACCCGCGCAACAGCTTCCTGAACGACGTGATCACGCGCCGCACCGGCATCCCGATCACGCTGTCGATCATCTACCTGCACGTCGGCCGGCGGGTGGGCCTGTGGCTCGAGGGCGTGAACTTCCCCGGCCACTTCCTGGTGCGCTGCAAAGGCATGCTCGGGGATGCCGCGCCGACCGAGGACCTGATCCTCGATCCCTTCCATGGCGGCATCGTCCTCACCGAGCGCGATTGCGCCAGGATGCTGGCGCGGCACGCCGGCGAGGGGGCGCGGTTCGAGCGCGGCCTGCTGGCGCCGGCGTTCAAGACGCAGATCCTCGTGCGCATGCTGGTGAACCTGAAGCGGGCATACGCGAAGCTCCGCTCGTTCGCCCAGGCTCGCGACGTGTCGGACCTGCTCCTCGCGCTCGACCCTACCTCGTTGACCGAACTGCGCGATCGGGGACTGCTGGCCTACCAGATGGGTCGGTACGGCGCGGCCCTCGCCGACCTCGAGCGGTATCTCGCCCTCACGGCCCGCCATAGCCGTGCCGAGGCCGACGACACCGACGTCAAGGAAGAGTTCGAGGCCGTCTGGGAACACGTGAAGAACCTGCGTCGCCGGGTCGCCTCGCTCAACTGAGGCGGCCTCCCGGCCGCTCCTCGGCTCCAGAGCCGAGCGGACTTCGCCGTCTGGCCTGACCACTTCGTCTCGCAAAGAAGAACGGTTCCTTGGATTCGTACGATCCAAAGATCCTGTATCCGCGGTGATCGCGGACCTCTGAAGTCGCCAAAACACCAGGTTTCATCAGCCCGTCCTCCCTGGCAGGAGGGTTGCTAAAGGTCAGCCGCAACTGGCGGGTTCGTCCCCGCAGGCCAGCGGTTCGGCCCTGCCTGCGGACGGTCGATGGCGGTTTTCCCGGGAGTGAGGGCTCCCGGCGGCCATCGGCCCACCCACCAGTCTGCGGATGGGCCGGGCCGTTCCCGCGATTGGCGGGCCGGCAGTGGATGGGCACCCTGGAGGAGGAACGGATGAGAGGCAGATTGCTCGCCCTTGTGGCGCTGCTTGGCCTGCTCGTGGGCGTGACGCCGGCAACGGCGCAGGCCCCGACAGGCGATATCGTCGGCCGTGTGGCCGACGCGTCGGGGGCCGTGCTCCCCGGCGTGGTGGTGACGGTCTCGGGTGGCGCGCTGATTCAGCCGCTGACGGCGACGACCGGCGAGACGGGGACCTACCAGTTCCCGGGCCTGCAGCCGGGCAACACGTACGTGGTCAAGTTCGAGCTGACCGGCTTCCGCACGGTGATCGTGGAACGAGTGGCGGTGGGCGTCGGGTCGAACACCACGACCAATGCGACGCTGGAGGTCTCGGCCCTGCAGGAGACGGTGACGGTCTCGAGCGAGGCGCCGATCGTCGACACCCGCAAGACGGGCACCAAGAGCAACTACACGCAGGAACAGTTGCAGAACGTGCCCTCGGCCCGTGACCCGTGGGTCATGCTCGAGCGCACGCCGGGCATCGCCATGGACCGCGCCAACGTCGGCGGCAGCCAGTCGGGCCAGCAGTCGGGCTACATCTCGCGCGGCGCCACCACCACGAACAACAAGTGGCTGCTCGACGGCGTGGACATCACCGACCAGGCCGCCACCGGCGCCTCGGCGGTGTACTACGACTTCGACATGCTGCAGGAGATGCAGATCAGCACCGGCGGCAACGACGTGACGCAGCAGACCGGTGGCGTCGGCATCAACCTGGTGACCAAGAGCGGCAGCGACACGATCCGTGGCTCGGGCCGCTACTACTGGACCGACGAGTCGCTCGGCTCGGTGAACCTCACCGAGGAACTCCGCGCCCAGGGCGCGCGCTCGGGCGCGCCCATCCAGAACATCAAGGACTACGGCATCGAGGGCGGCGGCCCGATCTGGAAGGGCCGTGCCTGGTTCTGGGGCTCGTACTCGAAGAACGACATCAAGGTCGGCGTGGTCAACTTCTACCAGAAGCGGCCCGGCTGCCCGGTGAACGCCTCAGACCCCCTCGCGCAGTCGCTGCCGGTGGACGCGATCAACGAGTGCCTCAACACCGACCTGACGGTGCTCGACAACTACAACATCAAGGGCAGCGCGCTGCTCTTCTCGGGCAACACGTTCACCTGGCACAGCAACTTCGCCGACAAGATCCGCAACGCACGCGACGCCAGCGACACGCGCCCGTTCGAGACCACCTACATCCAGGAAGGCCCGGTCTGGACGCACAAGGCCAGCGACCGGCACGTGTTCAACGACCGCTGGATCGCCGAGGCGGCCTACGCGTACGTCGGCGGTGGCTTCGGCCTCCTGTTCCAGGACCCGGCCAACCGCGACATCCAGCCGCTGAACGACCTCGGCACGGGCCGCTGGGAGCGCTCGTTCAACCAGTCGGAGTTCGACCGCCCGGCGACGAGCGTGAACCTGACGACGACGTACTTCAAGCCCGCGACCCTCGGTGGTGACCACGCCTTCAAGATCGGCTACAACTTCCGCGACACCCCGGCGAGTTCCACGACGGTGTACGGCGGCGACGTGTACGCGCAGACGCGCAACGGCGTGCCCGAGCGCGCGCAGTTCTGGCGCAGTGCCGCCACCGAGTACGCGATGACCACCCACAGCGTGTTCGCGCAGGACACCTACACGCGCAACAAGCTGACGCTGACGGCCGGCATCCGCTGGGACCGCCAGGACGACTCGGCGCTCGCGAGCACGGTCGAGGCCAACCGGCTGATCCCGCAGTGGCTGCCCGGCATCGCCTTCCAGGGCGCCGACTCCGGCGTCGTGTTCAGCAACTGGTCGCCTCGCCTCGGCGTCGGCTACGACGTCTTCGGCACGGGCCGCACGGTGGCGCGCTCGTCCTTCTCGGTCTACTACGGCCAGATCGCGCCGGGTAGCCTGTCGGGCACGCTCAACCCCGTGAGCGCTGCCAGCATCTCGTTCCCCTGGAACGACGCCAACGGCGACCGCTTCGTGCAGATCAACGAGGTCAACCTGCAGCGCTCGGCGGTCATCACCTTCAGCGGCAACTACAACCCGGACAACCCGGGCTTCCTCGGCACCACCAACACGGTGGACTCGGGGCTGAAAAACGACAGGACCGTGGAATGGACGGCAACGGTCGATCACCAGCTGACCAACCGGATGGCGGTGTCGCTGAGCTACATCTACCGCAGCTACTCCGACTTCCGCTTCGACCAGCGCGTCGGCATCGACGCGTCGAACTGGTCGCCGGTCACCTACCAGCCGACCTGCGCGGCGGCGGCGCCGTCCTGCCCGCAGCTCACCTACTTCCAGCCGAACATCAGCATCCCCGGCACGCAGCGCCTCGTGAACCGCGGCGGCTACACGCGTGACTTCAACGGCATCGAGGCCACCTTCACCAAGCGGATGGCCGACCGCTGGATGCTCGACATGAACTACGCCTACAACGACGCGGTCGACAACTTCGACAGCATCCAGGGCTACAGCGCGACGTTCGACCCGACCAACCTGCAGATCTTCAACGGTCACCAGTACGCGGTGGAAGCCGGCGGATCGGGCATCGACAACGTGTTCGTCAACGCCAAGCACATGTTCAAGATCGCCGGCGTGTACACGGCGCCCTGGGACATCAACCTCGGCGCGACCTACCAGATCCGCGACGGGTACCTCTTCCCGCAGCGCATCCTGTCGCCCAACCGCACGGGCGCGGCCGGCGCCGTCAACCTGGTCCTCGAGCCCTTCGGCGAGAGCCGCTACGACAAGTTCCAGATGATGGACGCGCGGGTCGCCAAGCGCTTCTCGTTCGGCCGCCGCAGCGTCGAGGGCAGCCTGGACATCTTCAACGTGTTCAACGTGAACACCGTGCTCACGCGGAACCTGAACCAGGCGGCGGCGACCGCCAACAACGTCACCGGCATCGTCGCGCCGCGCGTGCTGCGCCTCGGCGTGCGGGTGGTGTTCTAGAAGGGCTCAGGGCAGGGCTCAGAGAGCAGGGCCCGGCAAGGTAGGGCCGGCTCTCCGAGTCCGGCCCACGGACTTCGGGAATCACGGAAGGGCGGGCATCCACTCGGGTGCTCGCCCTTTTTCGCTCATGGGTAGGGCGCGGTCGCCCTGGGCGCCGAAGCGCGCCGCGCGGAGGTGGCCGACCGCGCCGTTCGCCCGCCCTCGATCCGCAGCATCGACATATCGGCATGTGCGACGCGCTGGCCGGCGCGTGACGGGTGGGCGCATACTCCGCGCATCGGAGGCACTCATGGACCCGAACGCCACGCACAAGTGCGCGCATCCCAGTTGCACGTGCCAGATCCCGGTGAGCCAGAAGTACTGCAACGAGTACTGCAAGTCGGCGCCCGAGACAGAGTTCCGCTGCTACTGCCAGCACGCCGACTGTCGGAAGGCGCAGTAGGCACGGATCAGGGCTGAGGGCTCAGGGCTGAGGGCTCAGGAACTCGAACGGATCGGCTGGCGCGGCGGCATCATTGCGCCAATCGCGCGTCGGACAGCAGCTCGGCGAAGAACCTGACCGTGTGCACGGCCTTGCCGAGCGGGATCCCTGTCGAGAGGCTGAACGGGATCGCATGCGCGTTCTCGATGAGCCCGGTGGGCAGTTCCTTCGGCTTCGGCTCGGGGATCCCGGTGAGCACTTCAAGCACCTCACCGGCCTCGTCGAGGAGCAGCGCCGTCAGCATGAGGCCGTCTGGACGCACCGGGCCGCCGCTCTGCACGGTCAGCATCCCGTCGACCCTGTAGCCACTCAGCGTCGCCCGCCGCCTCTTCTCGGTGATCGACGTGACGAGGTCTGTTGCCGGGCAGGGTGAGGCGTCGGTCTTCCGGTTCCGGTCCACCCACTGCAGCGGCGCGGCGACGGGCTTGCCCTCCTCGGTGACCTGCACGATGTAGCCGGACGGCGGCGCCGCGAACTCGTCGTTGCGTCGCAGGCGGAACCTGTAGGGCAAGGCAGCGCCGGGATCCACGTGGCTGACCCGCGCCTCGTTCTCGATGGGATCGCCCATCGGGCGCCAGTGGTCGTCGGTGTACTGCAGGCGCACCGTGAGGTTGCGGGCGCACCCGCCGGCGTTGACCAGCGCGCCGACCAGCACGCCGAGCTTCGCGTTCTCGTAGGTGACCGCGGAGTTCCTGAGGGGACGCATCTCGAGGCCGTCACTGGTGAGGATGCGCGCCTCCCTCGGCATCGCCACCCACAGGGGCAAGGTGGGCCGCACCTCCACGGACCGCTCCTGCCGTGGCGGCCGCGACAGGTCCATCACCCCAATCTGCGCGAAGGAGATCGTCGAGCAGGCCAGCCCGCCAGTCATCACGGCGATGATGCAGACTGAACGTCGCGCCAGGCCGTTGATATGTGGCAACTCGAGAGTCTCCGGGAGCAGTCCTGATGTTACCAGTGCACGCCCCGGCGCCCGCGCAAAGCCTTCCCCGGCTGTGAAGCGCTTTGAGCCCTGAGTCTTGAGCCTCGAGCCGCTTCCATGGTCGGCCTTCTGAGCCTTGAGCCCTGAGCCTTGAGCCGTTCTATGGTCCGCCTTCTGAGCCTTGAGCCCTGAGTCCTGAGCCCTCGGTGATCTGATAGAGCGCAATCGCCAACGCCGTCGCGACGTTGATCGAGTCGGCGCCTGTGGCCATGCGAATGCACGCCAGGTGCGTGCAGGCTGCGAGCGCCTCCGCGCTCAGGCCGCTGCCTTCGTTGCCCACCACGACCGCCGCCGGCCGCTGCGGGTCGAGGCCTGCGATCACGTCCGCGAGAGGCGCGGGCGCACGGCCTCCCGCAACACCGCGCGGCGTCATGCCGATGCTGCTGACTCCGTCTCGAGCCAGCGACGCGAGGATCCGGTCGATTGGCGCGGCCGCCCACGGCACGTCGAGGACCGCGCCCTGCGACGTGCGAACAGCCTTCCGGTACAGCGGGTCCGCACATCGGTCGTCGATCAGCACGCCCACCGCCCCGAACGCCCGCGCGTTGCGAAAGCAGCTGCCGATGTTGTCGACGTCGACGAGGTGTTCGAGGACGACGAGCAGGGCGCGGGAGTCGGGAGTCGGGAGTCGGGAGTCGCCGACCGCAACGGCAGAGCCTTCGATCACGTCAGCACCAGCCACCGCTCCATCAACGGACGTCGCCGTCGCGCCAGGGGCAGACGACGAGGCGCCATCTCCGGACGCCGCCGTCACGCCATCACCGGACGTAGCCGTCGCGCTTGCGCGACGGTCAGGGCACGTCAGCGGAGGAACCGAGACGCCCATCGACAGCACATCGTCGACGGTGAGCGTTTCCGGACGACGCACCAGCGCAAGCACGCCACGATGGAAGTTGAAGCCGGTGACGGCCTCCATCTCGCGGGGCGAGCGGATCTCGAGGCGGTCGCCCAGCCTGGCCTCCAGCGCGAGCGCCTGCGCCGCCGCGGGGGTCGCGAGCACCGACACGATGGCGTCGCCCCGCCCGGACGCCAGCAGTCCCTCGATGACCAGCCGTCCCTCGGCGAGGAACAGGCCCCGAACCCGAAGGGCGATCGGGTCGGCGAGGGCCACAGTCCAGTCCACGCCACTGTAAGGCATCAGCGCTTGCGGGCCACCAGGCGCGCGGTCGGGACGGTTCGCGACGGCGCCCAGTCGTTCTGCTCCATGCCGGCGTCCAGATCCTCGGCGCGCAGGATGTGGAAGTCCTTCCAGATCGCAGCCAGCTCCGCCACGCTCCGGCGCGTGAGCACCGACGACTGGAACACGACGATGCCGCCAGGCTTGAGGGCGCGCGCGAAGGCGACGGGCCAGCGCGGGTCGTCGGCCTGCATGAAGCAGTACGCGCAGAGAATCATGTCCCACTGCGCGGTGCCGAAGTCGAAGGTGTCGTGGTTGCCCTCGAGCGTGGTGACCTTGACGCCGGCCTTCGCGGCCGCCGCCTGCGTCGCGGTGAGCGCGTCCTTCGCGATGTCATATCCTGTGATGTCCCAGCCCTGACCGGCAAGCCAGATGGCGTTGCGCCCACGTCCGATGCCCGGCTCGATGGCCCGTCCCGGCTTCAGGTGACGCACGGCTTCCTGCAGCAACTGCAGCGGCGCATCCGGTCCGCCGCCCGACTTGAACGAGGCGTTCCAGTACACCGCCTCGCGGGCCGACGACGCGCGGCGGAGCACGTTGATCCGCTCGAATCGACGCGCCGCCTCCTCCTTCGATATGCCTTCGGTTGCCAGTTGCGCGGCGTACCTGTCGGCCACCGGCACCC from Luteitalea sp. TBR-22 includes:
- a CDS encoding TonB-dependent receptor; this encodes MRGRLLALVALLGLLVGVTPATAQAPTGDIVGRVADASGAVLPGVVVTVSGGALIQPLTATTGETGTYQFPGLQPGNTYVVKFELTGFRTVIVERVAVGVGSNTTTNATLEVSALQETVTVSSEAPIVDTRKTGTKSNYTQEQLQNVPSARDPWVMLERTPGIAMDRANVGGSQSGQQSGYISRGATTTNNKWLLDGVDITDQAATGASAVYYDFDMLQEMQISTGGNDVTQQTGGVGINLVTKSGSDTIRGSGRYYWTDESLGSVNLTEELRAQGARSGAPIQNIKDYGIEGGGPIWKGRAWFWGSYSKNDIKVGVVNFYQKRPGCPVNASDPLAQSLPVDAINECLNTDLTVLDNYNIKGSALLFSGNTFTWHSNFADKIRNARDASDTRPFETTYIQEGPVWTHKASDRHVFNDRWIAEAAYAYVGGGFGLLFQDPANRDIQPLNDLGTGRWERSFNQSEFDRPATSVNLTTTYFKPATLGGDHAFKIGYNFRDTPASSTTVYGGDVYAQTRNGVPERAQFWRSAATEYAMTTHSVFAQDTYTRNKLTLTAGIRWDRQDDSALASTVEANRLIPQWLPGIAFQGADSGVVFSNWSPRLGVGYDVFGTGRTVARSSFSVYYGQIAPGSLSGTLNPVSAASISFPWNDANGDRFVQINEVNLQRSAVITFSGNYNPDNPGFLGTTNTVDSGLKNDRTVEWTATVDHQLTNRMAVSLSYIYRSYSDFRFDQRVGIDASNWSPVTYQPTCAAAAPSCPQLTYFQPNISIPGTQRLVNRGGYTRDFNGIEATFTKRMADRWMLDMNYAYNDAVDNFDSIQGYSATFDPTNLQIFNGHQYAVEAGGSGIDNVFVNAKHMFKIAGVYTAPWDINLGATYQIRDGYLFPQRILSPNRTGAAGAVNLVLEPFGESRYDKFQMMDARVAKRFSFGRRSVEGSLDIFNVFNVNTVLTRNLNQAAATANNVTGIVAPRVLRLGVRVVF
- a CDS encoding RNA methyltransferase; amino-acid sequence: MDWTVALADPIALRVRGLFLAEGRLVIEGLLASGRGDAIVSVLATPAAAQALALEARLGDRLEIRSPREMEAVTGFNFHRGVLALVRRPETLTVDDVLSMGVSVPPLTCPDRRASATATSGDGVTAASGDGASSSAPGATATSVDGAVAGADVIEGSAVAVGDSRLPTPDSRALLVVLEHLVDVDNIGSCFRNARAFGAVGVLIDDRCADPLYRKAVRTSQGAVLDVPWAAAPIDRILASLARDGVSSIGMTPRGVAGGRAPAPLADVIAGLDPQRPAAVVVGNEGSGLSAEALAACTHLACIRMATGADSINVATALAIALYQITEGSGLRAQGSEGGP
- a CDS encoding bifunctional 2-polyprenyl-6-hydroxyphenol methylase/3-demethylubiquinol 3-O-methyltransferase UbiG translates to MSHLITVLGLVALVLGQPAAPATDDAKLWAHYETWVATLPALPPGERVPVADRYAAQLATEGISKEEAARRFERINVLRRASSAREAVYWNASFKSGGGPDAPLQLLQEAVRHLKPGRAIEPGIGRGRNAIWLAGQGWDITGYDIAKDALTATQAAAAKAGVKVTTLEGNHDTFDFGTAQWDMILCAYCFMQADDPRWPVAFARALKPGGIVVFQSSVLTRRSVAELAAIWKDFHILRAEDLDAGMEQNDWAPSRTVPTARLVARKR